In the Bombiscardovia apis genome, AGTCCGGCTGCGTCAACCGCTGGCACACCCATCCCCACGGGCAACTCCTGCTGGTGACCGCTGGCCACGGCTGGGAGCAAGAAGAAGGCAAGGAGCCACGCGAATTGAAGCCCGGCGATGTTGTCTTCTGCCCGCCGAATGTGCGCCACTGGCACGGCGCTTCGCAAGCCAGTTCTATGACTCATGTGGCCGTAACTCCAGCCTACAAAGGTGAGGCGCCAGTCACTTGGGAGGACTTCCCCGATGCCACTGAAGTCGTTAAGCTAGGCTGATTGAGTAAGGCAAAAGACCATGCGGGCAGGAGTCTGGTTGACTCCTGCCCGTAAGATAGACAGTATGGCACAGAAGAAAGGCCCAACCAAAGGTTCGGGCGGCAAGCATCGTTTAAAGTTACGCGGCAAGGGGCCCACGCCCAAGGCCGAGGACCGCGTGTATCACAAGGCATACAAGGCTAAGCAGGAGAATCTCAAGCGGCAGGCAGCAGACCCCCGTTTGGCAGCTCGGCGGAGGGCAGAGCGCTTCACCGGCGACACCACTGATTTAGTGTTGGGGCGTAATGCCGTGTTGGAAGCCCTGCGCGTGGGCGTTCCCTCAAGTCAGCTCTACATTGGCACCCGCATTGAGCACGACGACCGCACCCGCGAAATCATCCGCTTGGCAGGCCAGGCAGGTCTCAACATCTTAGAGGCAGACCGCCTTGAGCTCAACCATATTGCTCACTCCAGCAACCACCAGGGCGTGGCGCTCAAGGTGCAACCCTACGAGTATTCCTCGCTGGCTAAGCTAGCTGAGAAGGCCGAGAAACACGCTGCGGCTGTAACCTCGGTGGGTGGATCTACTGCGGTCAGCGCCCGCCCCCTCTTCATCGCCCTCGATGGCGTGACCGACCCGCAAAATCTGGGCGCAGTCATCCGCTCGGCAGCCGCTTTCGGGGCTTCTGGCGTTATCCTGCCCGAGCGCAGGTCTGCATCAGTTACAGCGGCCGCTTGGAAGGTCTCGGCAGGTGCGGCAGCCCACTTGCCTGTGGCGCGCGTTGTGAACTTAACGAAGGCTATCGAAGGTCTACGCGAACGCGGCTACTACGCAGTCGGTCTCGACGGCGGCGGTAATGCGATGGTAGGCGAAACCGGCTTTGAAACCGATCCGCTTATCGTAGTGCTCGGCTCAGAGGGCAAGGGCTTGAGCCGCTTGGTGCGCGAGGCTTGCGACGCTATCGCCGGCATCCCCATCTCTAGCTCCGTTGAATCGCTCAATGCCTCGGTCGCAGCCGGTATCTCCTTGTATGCCGTTGCTACAGCCCGGCGCAAGACAGGCGAGGCGCAGGCAGCCGCCTAACTCAGGCCAGCAGCGCAAAGCAGCAAACGCAGGAAGAGGGTCTTGGAAGCCAATAAATGGCAGCCAAGGCCCTCTTGCCGTATTTATGAGCAGAATATGCCGGCTTCTCTAATCCAAGCTCAGGAGGACCAGACCGAATCGTCTTGGTCGTCTCGGTAGTAGTCGTCCACATCGTCCGAGTCAGCAGAGTCATCGCGCCGGGCGTCGCCACTGCCTTCCCCACTGTCGCCAAGAGCCTTATTCCAGCGCTGATCATCGTCAACTACTGCCGAGTCAGCCTCGTCGTTAATGGTCTTCATATCAGCTGCAGAAAGCTTGTATTCCGGCAGCGATCCGTCGATATAATCGCGTACTGCTACGGCCATCGAAACGTCATGACCGGCTTTTTCTGCTAAGAGCCAGCGGCGGGTGAGTACTTCGTGGAAGAACTGGGCCGGTTCAATCTGACTGCGATATTCTGCTGGAATCATGCGTACCGTGGGCTCAAATACTTCTCGCATCCAGTCGGTAGCCACGATTTCCAAATCCTCGCCCTGCCGCCAAGTGGAAGTGCGGTACACGTCTAAGTCGTTGAGCAAGCGCCGGGCTTGGTTCTCCTGCACGTCCAATCCAGTTAAGCGCAGCAGCTTACGGGAAGCGTAGCCAGCATCGACCACGCGCGGGCGCACCAAAACGCGGTTGCCGTCCTCGTCTGTCTTCATTTCGAGCTCGTCTACATCAAAGCCCAAATCGTTGAGCTTATTCACGCGCTTTTCAATCTTCCACATCTCGTCGGGGCTGAAGGATTCCGCATCTGTGAGCGCAGACCAGAGCGAATGATAGCGCTCAGCCAAACGATTACCGACTTCTACCTCGTCTACGTCAGAAGAGAGTAGATTGCCTGAGTTCAAATCCATCAGTTCGCCAATAATATTGGTGTGAGCCAAGTCAATATCGTATTCGCGCTGCCCGTCGGTGAGCGTAGGATAGAGGGCACCGGTCTCAGCGTCGACCAGGAAGGCCGCGAAAGAATCTGCATCGCGCAAGAACAAGACGTTAGACAGGGACACATCGCCCCAATAGAAGCCGCCTAGGTGCAAGCGCACTAGGAGCACTGCTAGGGCATCTATGAGACGCTCAGCGGTGTCTGGGCGCAGGTTGCGGGCGAAGAGCGCGCGGTAGGGCAGTGAGAACTTGAGATGCTTGGTCACCAATATGGCTTCGAGCGGCTCTCCGGCGCTATCCCGGCGGCCGGTTACCACGGCAATGGCCTGAACGGTAGGCAGGTTCAGCTTTTCGAGCTTGCGCAGGAGCTCATATTCGTGCTCGGCCACTTGCTGGGTGATTTCCTTCATGGCGTAGACTTCACTGCCAACGTGCACGAAGCGCACTACGTGGCGGGAAATACCTCGCGGCAGGTTGGCTAGCAGCTCTTGAGGCCAGGTGGCAAGCGGCTTCTCCCAAGGTAGGGTGAACATTTTGGGATTTGAGCTAGCCGCAGTGATGCGCAAAGCCTCGGGAGCCCTGTCGTAAGCAGAATCTGCGGGCGACTGAACGGAAGTAGCTTGCATAGTACGAGGATCCATTTGAGCCAAACTCCTCTGTTGCGCTGCTGCACGCGCAGGTTGAAACACAGTTGTATTCACCTTGTTCATAGTTCCTAATCTAATTGCTGCCCATCCCAGCGGCAGTATTGGTTGCACCTATAAACAATGTGGCCTCGTGCAGCTAGTGCACAAGGCCACTGACGCGGGCTTCATTCACTACTATGCCCGCAAACTAGCTGGGGGCCAGCAGTCGCGAAACGCTAACCCCGAAACGCTAGTGTCTACTAGTTCAAGCGCAGCTCAGTCGATGGAGAGAAGAGGTGCATCTTAGCTGGGTCAATGTGAATCTTGACCACGTCACCAACCTTGGGCAGCTGACGAGGGCTGACACGAATCGTCGTCAGCTTATTCTGGTCAGACATAACCGTTGCCTTCTGGGCAGGGCTATCGTCGGTCATGATGTTGCCGTAAATGTAACCGTCGGAGCCCAAATCCTCAACGTTAGCTACCGAAAGCGAGAAGGCATCGGAATCGCCTTCGCCGGCGAGAGTTGCATCTTCAGGGCGGAACCCGACTACGATGCGACCGTTGTCTTCGGCGGTGAGCTTGTCGACAGCTTCGCGAGGCAAGCTAATCGTGTCTTCACCAATCTTGGCCTGACCGTTGACGACCGGGTGGATGTTGATGTTCATCGAAGGCGAGCCAATGAAGCCGGCCACGAACACGTTCGCAGGCTTGTCGTAGAGCTCGGTCGGTGCGCCAACCTGCTGAAGAATACCCAGCTTGATGACGGCGATACGATCGCCCATAGTCAGAGCCTCAGTCTGATCGTGGGTCACGTACAGGGTGGTGACGCCCAACTGACGCTGGAGGGCGGCAATCTGCGTACGGGTCTGCACACGCAGCTTAGCGTCCAAGTTGGAGAGCGGCTCATCCATCAGGAAGACCTTGGGCTGACGAACGATAGCGCGGCCCATCGCCACACGCTGACGCTGACCACCAGAAAGAGCCTTGGGCTTGCGGTCTAGGAACTCAGTCAAATCCAAAATCTCAGCGGCCTTCTCAACGCGCTTGCGGATTTCGTCCTTAGGAGTGCCGGCAATCTTCAGCGCAAAGCCCATGTTGTCGGCCACAGTCATGTGGGGATAGAGGGCGTAGTTCTGGAAGACCATTGCAATATCGCGGTCCTTGGGCTGCATGGTCGTGACATCCTTGCCACCAATCATGATGCGGCCCTTGTTGACCTCTTCCAAGCCTGCCAGCATGCGCAGCGTCGTTGACTTACCGCAGCCAGAAGGTCCAACGAGAACTAGGAATTCACCGTCTTTGATTTCCATGCTCAAATCGTCTACCGAAGGCTCCGTATTGCCCGGGTAGATACGAGTTACATGGTCGAATACCACTTCTGCCATTTTGTTTATCCTTTCATCGGCAGGTACGTGCCGAACGATCCGTAGTGAAGGGTTTCACTGTGGTACCGCCTCGAAACCTAGCCACCAGTGGCAGGCCGCGTAACGGTTCTTTAATTATGCGGTTAAGAGAAAACTCTCCCTTGAGCCAATCTCAGTATACACCCTGAAACTATGAGCATTCGCCGTAATTTCAGGGTGTGTTGAGCGATGAGAGGTTATAGATCCTGCTTGAAGATCACAACTCCATTGGAATCTAGCTTGGCTCTGCCGCTCTCAACGTGAGCTAACGATGCCATCAGAGGTTCACCCTCGGCGGTAGCTTCAATTTCGTGGTCGGCGCGATTAAAGAAGAAAACGAAGCGACTGACACCATCTTCACCCTCGCGTTCCACCCGCAGCAGGTCACCGCTAGCATTCTCATCGGAAGCAGCAAGACCCATGGCTTCAAGCAGCTCAGGCAAACTCTTGTCTAAGCCCTCGCGCCCTAGTTTGCAGCCCACATAGGCAGCTTGGCCCTCGCCAAAATCATTGACCGTAATAGCGGGCAGACCATCCATACCCGTGCGCTTAGGAGCTTGGAAGCTGGCCAGAATGCGAACGCTGGACTCGACCGAAGTAATGACGTCGGCCATATCGTGGGCCACTGCCCCGTTGCTCAGCTCTAAGTGGTCCAAGCAGCCCTCGCCCTGGCCCATCGGCGCGAATTCTTCCGAACGCACACCTACAACGTCTCGGATAGAACCCGGATAGCCGCCCAACCAAATATGGTCGCGCTCATCGCTAATGCCGGTGTAATAAGTCACAAATAGCTTGCCGCCTGCCTGCACAAAATCACGAACCCGCTGCGAATTAGCTTCGTCGAGCAAGTACACCGCGGGGAGCACGGCCGCTTGGTAGGAATCCCAAGGCCCTGCTAGGGGCACCACGTCTGCGGTAATGCCTTGGTCAGCAAAAGCGCGGAACCAGTCCAGCGGCTCACTCCAGTGGCGCACCTGCTGGGAAGGCGTGGCCGTGTGCTCACTGGCCCACTCGCTCTGGTAATCGTGCACAACAGCGACCTGCGATTTCACCAGTTTACTGCCGATTAGCCCCTGCTCGGAAAGCAGTTCTAAGTCCTTTCCCAGCTCGCATACGTCTTGGAACATCTGCGAATCTTTGCCCGCGTGAGGCAGCATAGCTGAATGGAATTTCTCCGCTCCAGAACGCGATTGCCTCCACTGGAAGTAGCAGATAGCATCCGCGCCAAAAGCCAAGTGCGCCAAGGAGTCGCGTACCAGCTGGCCCGGCTCTTTGCGGTAATTGATAGGCCGCCAGTTGACCGCACCGGCGGAATGCTCCATTAACCACCAAGGTTCCTTGCGCGCAATGCCATCGACCAAGGAGGAGGTGTAAGCCAACTCGTCGAAGTGCGACTCGCCGGGCGTGAAGTAGTGGTCGTTTGACACGAAATCGACTTCACTGGCCCAGTCATCGTAATCCAGATTCGAGCCCTCAGCTGAGACCATGAAGTTAGTAGTAGCAGGCAGGTCGGGCGTAATCTCTTGCAAGCAGTCGCGTTCGGCTACGTAGAAAGCCTTGAGCGCATCTGAGCTGAAGCGCTTGTAGTCCAAGAACTTGCCCGGATTCATGAAGTTGTATTCACCAATGAAACGCGGGGGCAGAATCTGGGTGAAGTTGTCTAAATGCTGAGACCAGAAGGCCGTTCCCCAAGCCTCGTTGAGCTCCTCGATAGTGCCGTAGCGCCGCTTGCACCAGTCTTGGAAGGCGCGCATGGCATCGTCCGAATAGTCAAAGCGATTGTGGCAGCCATACTCATTGCCCACATGCCAGCCCACGATAGCGGGATTGTCTTTGTAATGCTCGGCAAGAGCCCGGCAAAGTTTAAGAGCATAATCGCGGTAAATGGGGCTGGTGGGCCTCCAGTGCTGGCGAGCGCCCGGCCAAACCACATCGCCACGCTTATCGCGCCACAATACCTCCGGATGCGATTGAGTAAGCCACATGGGCGGTGAGGCAGTAGCAGAAGCCAGCAAAACACCTATGCCCGCCTTATAGAGCTTGGCAATAATGCGATCCAGCCAGTCAAAGTCATAAATCCCCTCGCGAGGTTCCAACTTCGACCAAGAGAAAATTGCCAGCGAAACTACGTTGACGCCAGCCTCTCCCATCAGTTCAACATCTTCATCCCAGACCTCTTCAGGCCACTGATCGGGATTGTAATCGCCTCCGTACCAGATCTTGCTCGGCTGCCCCTCAAGAGGCTGGGGCCAACGATACGCTCTACGCTCTGCCATCGGTATACTCCTTTAATCACTACGCTGTGTCTCTTGTTACTTACTTGCAGAACACACTTACCAATTTAGCAGCAGCCGCTGGCTTTTATATGTTCGCGCAAGGGGTCACAATAGAAGTATGAGTAAAGTAGACGCGCTGAATTTGCAGGCCGGCGATGTAGTAGGAGGCTATACCCTCGTAGCGCCCCTAGGCGGTGGAGCTATGGGTTCAGTCTGGCGGGCCCGAGACGATGGCGGACAAGACTACGCCATAAAAATATTGAGGGATTCCTTAGCCGACGACCAAGAAAACGGTCCAGCCTCAGAACGGGAGCGCGCGGAACAAATTTCGGCCCGAGAACGCCTTCGCAGAGAAGCTTTAGCCCTACGACGCATCAACCATCCAGGTGTCTGCCAAATCGTGGACATGGAGCTAGACGACTCCCTAGCCTTCATTGTGACCGAACTTATAGAGGGTCTCAACCTTCGCGACGATGTAGCGAAAAACGGCAGATACACTGGCGACGACTTGGAACGGTTGGCGCAAAAGTTAGTCGATGCAGTGCAGGCAGTACACGCCGCGGGCATTGTGCACCGAGATATTAAGCCTACTAACGTCATGATTTCTGCTTCAGGCCCGATTTTAGTTGACTTTGGTATAGCTATGGGCGAGGGTGAAAGCCACGTGACCCGCACCGGGCTCGTAATGGGCACGCCCGGTTTCATAGCACCGGAAATTATAGATGGCGACGAGTCGGATGAGCGTTCGGACTGGTGGAGTACTGCTGCTGTGCTGGCGTATGCAGCTTGCGGCAAACCAGTTTTTGGGGCCAAGCCCATGATGGCTGTCTTGGAACGGGCAGCTTCGGGCAGCGCCGACTTGCGAGGCCTACCTCCGCGCACTATGGCCGCATTCAGGGCCGCTTTGAGCCCCAAATGCCAAGATCGCCCTGACCCGCAGAATCTCTTAGACGCTATTGCTACTGACGCGCTAGACGCTTCCGCTTGGCAGGCAGCCGACGAGGAAGATGGGGATGATTCCGGCGCTCTCGGCGATGCCGCGTCCGTCGAAAGTGAGGCTTCCACCGAGGTGGTGCGCCCTTTTGGCATAAGCTCTTCGGCTGATTCCGGCTCGGACCAGCCCACCCAAGCGTTTGCAAGCCGAGAAGCCTACCGCTCCAACCCTCGGCTGGCTTGGAATCAGGCTCCTACGCAGGTTGTAGAGCAGGACGAGCGTCAAGGCGGCGCTCATACCTCGGTTATGCCTACTCACACGCGCGTGATGCCCACCAATACTGACTACGAAAGCACCGCATCGGATTATGGCGACAAGCAGGACTACGAGGGAGCAGAGGGCCAGACTAGGGCGCTGCCGGACTCTTGGGGGCAGCCGTCGACGCAAACCCAACCCTTAGAAACTGCTAGAAACCTTCGAGTACCGCTCGCAGGTAGCGACCAGAGCTTGAGTCCCGACGACACTATGCCTGCCGCCGTTCCCCTCGAAGCCCAGCCCGGCATGGCGGTTTACACTCCCCCACCGCAAGCATTTATGCGCCGCCAAGCCTATCTGTCACGAGGGAAAGTGGTGCTCACCTTCATCGGCCTAGTGCTGGCAGCGCTCGCGAGTTTTCTGCCGCTTGCATCCCTGCTCATAGCTGGCGTAGTCCTTTGGGCCTTATGTGCTTCCGGCTTGAGTCGAGGTGGGCAAATTGCCCGCGAACTCAAGCGCGGCGGCGGGCGCAAAACCAGCGATACAGCCCTAAGTTTGGCGGCGATACCTTGGCAGATTGGCAAGAGCTTCGTGATGGCTCTGCCCCGCCTCGTAGCCATGCTACTTATATGTGCTCTCGCGATGCCTTTAGGCGGTTGGGCCTTAGGACTACCGCTTGCTACTGGCTCCATCACACTTGCCGGCCTCACCCTGCGCTTGCCACTATTAGCTGGGTCGGCTTGGTCTATATCCGGCCTACTGGCAGCTGCTTGTATGCTCTTTAGCTGGCTACTAGCTATCTGCTCTGGCCGAAAGCCCCAAGATACTTATACTGCGAGCGCACCGAGTATCCAAGATTGGCGACTTGCTGTGCTTTTAGGCGCAGGAGGACTCGCCGGGTGGGTCCCACAAGAAGAGGAAGGGTCTGAATCGGGCGTATCTCAGCACAATCGCAGACGCCTTCTGGTACTGGGAGCCGTGTGGCTACTATTATTTGCGCTTATAGCAGTATTCATCGTTCGGCAAACCCCCATGGATTGGTCACCGTTACCAATCGCCAGGCCACTTCCGTAAGAAAATTCCCAGTCCGTGCGCAATTGGCGTAAACTTCACCCTCATTCGCTACACTAAGTGACAACTTCGGTGAAAGGATTGTAATGTCCAAACAGCACTCTGATAGGGCCCAACGAGAGCAAGCAGTACGCCCCAACGCGGGCAGTAAGCGAGCGCAAAAAGAAGCTCAAGAGCGTGAGCATCAGGCCCAGATGGAGCGTGAGGGCCGCCAGCAGACCCTAATCGGAGTTATCGCAGCGCTTGTCATCATTGCCCTCATAGCCGTTGGTGGCTTCTTCTATTGGAAGTCTCACCGCCCCGACCCTCAGGAGTCGCCCTCCTCCATGCAGCAGGCGTACGATGCTGTCCAGCAGGTAAAAATCAAGCCTACGGGTGCCAATAAGCAAGGCGGCTTCTTAATTTCCAAAGATGGACTCGATAAGCCTGTAGCGGGCGCGCCTACGGTCGAAGTGTATATGGACTTTATGTGCCCAGGCTGCGCTTCACTCAACCGCACGCTTGACCCCACGCTCAACAAGATGCTGGATGCGGGCCAGCTCAACCTTGATATTTATCCAATGAGCTTCATGGATCGCCTCACCACCGACGAATATTCGGCGCGCGCAGGCTCGGCAGGCATCTACATATTGGAACACGACAGCAAGCACTTCATGGCTTACATGTCTAACCTATTTGCCAAGGATTTCCAGCCCGATGAAAGCAAATACAAGCCCGTCTCTGATGATCAGATTAAAGAGCAAATGCTGAAGGCTGGTGTAAGCGAGCAGGTGGCCAATGAGGCGCTCAAGGGCCAGTACAAGGAGTGGCTAACTAAGATGAACAAGTACACGCCTATGCGTGAGGAATTATGGAACACCACAGGTCAGAATAAGGGTTCTATGACTACACCCACCATGCGTATCAACAACCACTTCTGGGCCGTTACCACGCCATCTAGCGCCAACATGGACGATGTAACAGGATTCCTTAAAGCAATCGGCCTTCCGGCAGACCAAGTTGGGCAGGCTGGCAAAATGCCTTCCATCGGCGATTCAGGAGCCCCAATTGCGCTCACAGCGAGTTCCAAGTAGACACTTGAGCAAATAGGGATTTGTATGCTATTGTTGGCGACTTCGCCTGCTCACAGTTTGACCCATCAAACATGCTAGGCGGGGTTGCCACACACTGGCATCCCAATTTATAATTAAAGATAGTGATGCTGTCTGATCGGTAACTATGATCGTTCGGCCCCGGGGGACGGAAGACGCATTTTATTTTCTAGCTAAATGTTGGCACGTCGGCACGAGAAAATAGTATGCTTAGCGTATACATAAAGTGCGCTGGATAATTCTGCGCTCATTCGCCTCCTTAGCTCAGTTGGCCAGAGCAGCCGCCTTGTAAGCGGCAGGTCGTCAGTTCGAATCTGACAGGAGGCTCGCATGGAGTTTCCGATATATGCCCGTTCTTCCTATGGACGCATACGGAACTTCCAGCAAGTCACACAGGTATCCCTCATAGGGACGCTAGTACTTATATAGACTTCTCTCGAGTAAGATTCTGGAGGCTCCGGCCTCTGGAGGGCGAACGGAGCGCTTTCCCCAACCAGCTCCGTTCGTTTGCAGGGGCGGGAATATCCCCTTCAATCCCGCCCCTGAATTCTTTTTTTCATCACTTTTATTGCAATTGTGCATGTTTGCCACCGCTTGGCGGATTTGGGCACATGGCAGCGCCTCCTCCGCTACAGTCTTATATGACGCTAACGAGGAGGAGTACCAATGAGCAGACGGTGGACACCGCAGCAATTCATTATTCGGCGCCGTATTCGCGTCGTAGCTTGCGCTGTTGTAGTAGCACTTTCTATGATTGCCTCTTTTGCTTTCACCGCCCGCAAGTCGGTAGCGCTCACCGTCAATGGCGAGACCCGGCAGGTCACTACCTATGCTTCAAGCGTAGATGCCCTCCTCAAGCAGGAAGGCATCACCAAAAAATCTCACGACTTAGTCGAAACGTCTGCCAACGGGCAGTTAGCCAACCACGGAACTGTAACCGTACAGTCCGCCTATCAGACCACCATCAATATCGATGGCCAAGAAGTGCCCTTCTGGACGACAGCCAGCTCGGTAGATCAGCTGCTCGAATTCTTTGAGGTTAACCGCCTCAACGCTGCCAAGGTGAAGGTAGACGTAAAGAACGTATACAACCAGCTCACCGGCGGTCTTGCCATCAACCAAGCAGGCCCAGTCACCGTTGTAGCCGATGGCAAAGAATCTGTAGCGCCCAACGGTAAGCTCCCAGCAGCTTCTATCCTCGATTCCAAGGGTATTGTGCTTGGCAAGGATGACCGCGTTTCAGTGGAAAAAGCCGATGACCAAACCGTATTGCGCGTCCAGCGAGTTACGCAAGGCCAGACCACGCAGCTAGTCGCTATACCCTTCGGCACCCGCACAGTAGTTGATACCTCACTAGCCCCAGGGCAAACGGTAATCCGCCAGCAAGGCCAGAACGGGCAAAAGACACAAACGTATCAAACCACGTTTGTGGACGGCGAAGCTGAATCCTCGACGCTAGTACATGAAGAGACCAGCAGCCAGCCCATTGACCAAGTTATTGCAGTTGGGCCAGATAAGGTAGCGGTCGAATCCAAGCCGAGCGCGGAAAAAACCGCAGCCAATCAAGAAGCCGCAGAAAAGGCGAAGGCTGACAAGGCTAAAGCAGACAAAGAACAGGCGGATAAGTCCAAGGAAGAAGAAGCAGCAAAGGCGAGCGAGGCAGCACAACCCACTGCAACGCCGTCGCAAACCCCGGATTCAAGCCCTGCGCCATCGCAAACGCAAGCTCCAGCACCGGCTCCAGTTGCGCCTGTGCAGCCAGTAACGCCCGCTCCAGCTCCAGCTCCAGCTCCAGCTCCAGCCCCAGCCCCAGCCCCTGCACCTGCACCGGCTCCTGCCCCTGAACCAACAGGAAGACTATGGCACCCCACCGTTGCCCAGGCGCAAACATACGCAGGTGCGGCAGCTGCTCAGCGCGGCTGGACTGGCGCAGATTTCAATGCTCTCATTACACTTTGGAACCACGAATCCAGCTGGAGATGGAATGCTGAAAACCGAAGTTCAGGAGCTTACGGCATCCCACAATCTTTACCGGGCAGCAAAATGGCAACATTCGGCGAAAATTGGCGAGATGATGGCGCTGTGCAAATCGACTGGGGCTTGGATTACATCGCATCAGTTTATGGATCGCCAAGCCGGGCATTAGAAAAGTTTTATAGTCGCAATCCTCACTGGTACTAAAGCAAGCACGACGGTAATGACAGATACTACACACGCAACCGGCACCCCAGAGCAAGAAGCCCTCGCATCCCATGAAGGCAGCCAGCTGCTCGGCGCCGCGGATATACGTCTCTTGGCCCAAGAAGCGGGCGTGAGCCCAACTAAAAAGTTGGGGCAAAACTTCGTTATAGACCCAGGCACGGTCCGCCGTATAGTACGGGCTGCAAACTTAGGGCCTCAAGCCCAAGTTATCGAGGTAGGGCCAGGCCTGGGCTCACTGACATTGGGGCTTCTGGAAGCTGGAGCGAGCGTCAGCGCCGTAGAAATCGACCCTCGCTTGGCGGCCTTCCTGCCCAGCACTGTTGATTCATACATGCCCCAGGCCGCTGACCGCTTGGAAGTCTTAGGGCAAGATGCTCTAACGGTGACTCC is a window encoding:
- the rlmB gene encoding 23S rRNA (guanosine(2251)-2'-O)-methyltransferase RlmB, which translates into the protein MAQKKGPTKGSGGKHRLKLRGKGPTPKAEDRVYHKAYKAKQENLKRQAADPRLAARRRAERFTGDTTDLVLGRNAVLEALRVGVPSSQLYIGTRIEHDDRTREIIRLAGQAGLNILEADRLELNHIAHSSNHQGVALKVQPYEYSSLAKLAEKAEKHAAAVTSVGGSTAVSARPLFIALDGVTDPQNLGAVIRSAAAFGASGVILPERRSASVTAAAWKVSAGAAAHLPVARVVNLTKAIEGLRERGYYAVGLDGGGNAMVGETGFETDPLIVVLGSEGKGLSRLVREACDAIAGIPISSSVESLNASVAAGISLYAVATARRKTGEAQAAA
- a CDS encoding DUF4032 domain-containing protein, whose amino-acid sequence is MDPRTMQATSVQSPADSAYDRAPEALRITAASSNPKMFTLPWEKPLATWPQELLANLPRGISRHVVRFVHVGSEVYAMKEITQQVAEHEYELLRKLEKLNLPTVQAIAVVTGRRDSAGEPLEAILVTKHLKFSLPYRALFARNLRPDTAERLIDALAVLLVRLHLGGFYWGDVSLSNVLFLRDADSFAAFLVDAETGALYPTLTDGQREYDIDLAHTNIIGELMDLNSGNLLSSDVDEVEVGNRLAERYHSLWSALTDAESFSPDEMWKIEKRVNKLNDLGFDVDELEMKTDEDGNRVLVRPRVVDAGYASRKLLRLTGLDVQENQARRLLNDLDVYRTSTWRQGEDLEIVATDWMREVFEPTVRMIPAEYRSQIEPAQFFHEVLTRRWLLAEKAGHDVSMAVAVRDYIDGSLPEYKLSAADMKTINDEADSAVVDDDQRWNKALGDSGEGSGDARRDDSADSDDVDDYYRDDQDDSVWSS
- a CDS encoding ABC transporter ATP-binding protein, with amino-acid sequence MAEVVFDHVTRIYPGNTEPSVDDLSMEIKDGEFLVLVGPSGCGKSTTLRMLAGLEEVNKGRIMIGGKDVTTMQPKDRDIAMVFQNYALYPHMTVADNMGFALKIAGTPKDEIRKRVEKAAEILDLTEFLDRKPKALSGGQRQRVAMGRAIVRQPKVFLMDEPLSNLDAKLRVQTRTQIAALQRQLGVTTLYVTHDQTEALTMGDRIAVIKLGILQQVGAPTELYDKPANVFVAGFIGSPSMNINIHPVVNGQAKIGEDTISLPREAVDKLTAEDNGRIVVGFRPEDATLAGEGDSDAFSLSVANVEDLGSDGYIYGNIMTDDSPAQKATVMSDQNKLTTIRVSPRQLPKVGDVVKIHIDPAKMHLFSPSTELRLN
- a CDS encoding beta-galactosidase; amino-acid sequence: MAERRAYRWPQPLEGQPSKIWYGGDYNPDQWPEEVWDEDVELMGEAGVNVVSLAIFSWSKLEPREGIYDFDWLDRIIAKLYKAGIGVLLASATASPPMWLTQSHPEVLWRDKRGDVVWPGARQHWRPTSPIYRDYALKLCRALAEHYKDNPAIVGWHVGNEYGCHNRFDYSDDAMRAFQDWCKRRYGTIEELNEAWGTAFWSQHLDNFTQILPPRFIGEYNFMNPGKFLDYKRFSSDALKAFYVAERDCLQEITPDLPATTNFMVSAEGSNLDYDDWASEVDFVSNDHYFTPGESHFDELAYTSSLVDGIARKEPWWLMEHSAGAVNWRPINYRKEPGQLVRDSLAHLAFGADAICYFQWRQSRSGAEKFHSAMLPHAGKDSQMFQDVCELGKDLELLSEQGLIGSKLVKSQVAVVHDYQSEWASEHTATPSQQVRHWSEPLDWFRAFADQGITADVVPLAGPWDSYQAAVLPAVYLLDEANSQRVRDFVQAGGKLFVTYYTGISDERDHIWLGGYPGSIRDVVGVRSEEFAPMGQGEGCLDHLELSNGAVAHDMADVITSVESSVRILASFQAPKRTGMDGLPAITVNDFGEGQAAYVGCKLGREGLDKSLPELLEAMGLAASDENASGDLLRVEREGEDGVSRFVFFFNRADHEIEATAEGEPLMASLAHVESGRAKLDSNGVVIFKQDL
- a CDS encoding serine/threonine-protein kinase, with the translated sequence MSKVDALNLQAGDVVGGYTLVAPLGGGAMGSVWRARDDGGQDYAIKILRDSLADDQENGPASERERAEQISARERLRREALALRRINHPGVCQIVDMELDDSLAFIVTELIEGLNLRDDVAKNGRYTGDDLERLAQKLVDAVQAVHAAGIVHRDIKPTNVMISASGPILVDFGIAMGEGESHVTRTGLVMGTPGFIAPEIIDGDESDERSDWWSTAAVLAYAACGKPVFGAKPMMAVLERAASGSADLRGLPPRTMAAFRAALSPKCQDRPDPQNLLDAIATDALDASAWQAADEEDGDDSGALGDAASVESEASTEVVRPFGISSSADSGSDQPTQAFASREAYRSNPRLAWNQAPTQVVEQDERQGGAHTSVMPTHTRVMPTNTDYESTASDYGDKQDYEGAEGQTRALPDSWGQPSTQTQPLETARNLRVPLAGSDQSLSPDDTMPAAVPLEAQPGMAVYTPPPQAFMRRQAYLSRGKVVLTFIGLVLAALASFLPLASLLIAGVVLWALCASGLSRGGQIARELKRGGGRKTSDTALSLAAIPWQIGKSFVMALPRLVAMLLICALAMPLGGWALGLPLATGSITLAGLTLRLPLLAGSAWSISGLLAAACMLFSWLLAICSGRKPQDTYTASAPSIQDWRLAVLLGAGGLAGWVPQEEEGSESGVSQHNRRRLLVLGAVWLLLFALIAVFIVRQTPMDWSPLPIARPLP
- a CDS encoding DsbA family protein, with protein sequence MSKQHSDRAQREQAVRPNAGSKRAQKEAQEREHQAQMEREGRQQTLIGVIAALVIIALIAVGGFFYWKSHRPDPQESPSSMQQAYDAVQQVKIKPTGANKQGGFLISKDGLDKPVAGAPTVEVYMDFMCPGCASLNRTLDPTLNKMLDAGQLNLDIYPMSFMDRLTTDEYSARAGSAGIYILEHDSKHFMAYMSNLFAKDFQPDESKYKPVSDDQIKEQMLKAGVSEQVANEALKGQYKEWLTKMNKYTPMREELWNTTGQNKGSMTTPTMRINNHFWAVTTPSSANMDDVTGFLKAIGLPADQVGQAGKMPSIGDSGAPIALTASSK